One part of the Candidatus Acetothermia bacterium genome encodes these proteins:
- a CDS encoding transposase, whose protein sequence is LDAKAKTGLWRRRYNRQRPHSALGYRTSEEFRDGVRIPLLERGQPSTYHRRQENGRKRREAADEPGLYLPVVRG, encoded by the coding sequence TCCTCGATGCGAAGGCGAAGACCGGCCTGTGGCGGCGGAGGTACAATCGACAGCGGCCGCACAGCGCGCTGGGGTACCGAACGTCTGAGGAGTTCCGGGACGGGGTGAGGATCCCGCTTCTGGAACGCGGCCAGCCTTCGACCTACCACCGGAGGCAGGAGAACGGTCGCAAGAGGCGCGAGGCGGCAGACGAGCCGGGTCTCTACTTACCGGTGGTACGAGGCTAG